Proteins from one Bacteroidales bacterium genomic window:
- a CDS encoding gliding motility-associated C-terminal domain-containing protein: protein MKKITLLVLFLLPVIAYSQLNIVITNNIEPLYVSDGDTLSACRDSIIIFEAEVTGGVEPYEYFWDFDNGTESGIGKDSVTREYDEGRGYRVKLKVVDANSDEGFIIQAIKVAIPPNFSQTKVDIPEEQNGICKGSLTPLIGKAYPELWEDEPFVYEIIEDTEDIDDETPYSSSLTFDEFPLGSIYASGDIDSIGLSIIHSNMGNLKVSLSCEDGTPVVLKDFDATNNTVLGDTANNTPYLYYWSASSTLGTMNSNTILNNGSVYQPDESFDNFIGCSLNGNWTITIEDNQALDSGYVHSWSMIFQEDVLPDVWTFKDTLVQYKIIDDVIYGTYWSGENIDVTGGINYSGDTILHTVHAAPDVPGPNGYNFHVINNFGCPQETKNTLNVEKATFTVKPEGGEAKLDVTFTNETSWAQERDWEFGDGSPKELVLDSDSIIHKYLEGDKTYESILIVTDESGCTDTDTIFIEVLIEPSHLQNVPNMFSPNGDEINDVYKFTEDIVKGMEEFHMTIYSRWGEKVYETYDMNHIINEGWNGKIMILGENNKGPLAAPGIYFYVIEAKGKGKDGDTYIGNRGKEKIKIGEETDIINHPEETKGIIHLFR from the coding sequence GTGAAAAAAATAACATTATTAGTTTTATTTCTGCTGCCTGTTATAGCTTATTCTCAATTAAACATTGTTATTACAAATAATATTGAACCGCTGTATGTATCTGACGGTGATACATTGAGTGCATGCAGAGATTCCATAATAATTTTTGAAGCAGAAGTAACAGGAGGCGTTGAGCCATATGAATATTTCTGGGATTTTGATAACGGAACTGAAAGCGGAATAGGAAAAGATTCTGTTACTCGTGAATATGACGAGGGCAGAGGTTACAGAGTAAAGTTAAAAGTTGTTGATGCAAATTCAGATGAAGGTTTTATTATTCAAGCAATAAAAGTTGCAATACCGCCTAATTTTTCACAAACAAAAGTTGATATACCGGAAGAACAAAACGGCATTTGTAAAGGCAGTCTTACACCACTTATCGGAAAAGCATATCCGGAATTATGGGAAGACGAGCCTTTTGTTTATGAGATCATTGAAGATACGGAAGATATTGATGATGAAACACCTTATTCTTCTTCATTAACATTTGATGAATTTCCTCTTGGTTCAATTTATGCATCAGGTGATATTGATTCAATAGGATTAAGTATAATTCATTCAAATATGGGAAACCTGAAAGTAAGTTTATCATGTGAAGACGGCACTCCTGTAGTTCTGAAAGATTTTGATGCAACAAACAATACTGTTCTGGGAGACACAGCAAACAATACTCCTTATTTATATTATTGGTCTGCAAGTTCAACTTTAGGAACTATGAACAGTAATACTATATTAAATAACGGTTCGGTTTATCAGCCTGATGAATCTTTTGATAATTTTATCGGTTGCTCCTTAAACGGAAATTGGACAATAACAATTGAAGATAATCAAGCTCTTGACAGTGGTTATGTTCATTCATGGTCAATGATATTTCAAGAAGATGTATTACCTGATGTTTGGACTTTTAAGGATACTTTAGTTCAATATAAAATAATTGATGACGTTATTTACGGTACTTATTGGTCAGGAGAAAATATTGATGTTACCGGCGGCATAAACTACAGCGGAGATACAATTTTGCATACAGTACATGCAGCACCGGATGTTCCCGGACCTAACGGTTATAATTTCCATGTGATTAACAATTTCGGATGCCCACAAGAAACTAAAAACACTCTTAATGTTGAAAAAGCAACATTTACGGTTAAACCTGAAGGAGGAGAAGCTAAACTTGATGTAACGTTTACAAATGAAACAAGTTGGGCACAAGAAAGAGACTGGGAATTCGGAGACGGAAGCCCGAAAGAATTGGTTCTTGATTCAGATTCAATTATACATAAATATTTAGAAGGAGATAAAACATACGAATCAATATTAATTGTTACTGATGAGTCAGGATGTACTGATACAGATACAATATTTATTGAAGTATTAATAGAGCCTTCACATCTACAAAATGTTCCGAATATGTTCAGCCCGAACGGTGACGAAATAAATGATGTATATAAATTCACTGAAGATATTGTAAAAGGAATGGAAGAGTTTCATATGACCATTTACAGCAGATGGGGTGAAAAAGTGTATGAAACATACGACATGAATCATATCATTAATGAAGGTTGGAACGGTAAAATTATGATTCTCGGCGAAAATAATAAAGGGCCTTTAGCAGCACCCGGAATATACTTTTATGTTATTGAAGCAAAAGGAAAAGGAAAAGACGGTGATACATATATTGGAAACAGAGGAAAGGAAAAAATAAAAATTGGCGAAGAAACTGATATCATTAACCATCCGGAAGAAACAAAAGGTATTATTCATTTGTTCAGGTAG
- a CDS encoding ATP-binding protein, translating to MEINRKLNKFVINKIKNTGKAIIIYGARQVGKTTFAKQIIKELNLKTLKVNADIDEYIEILSSKNLNKLKLLVSGYEMIFIDEAQRIPDIGINIKILTDEIPELKILITGSSSIDIADKISEPLTGRKQIYNLFPLSIQEIASDKNQFEINQKLEELLIFGSYPEVYTTENFNDKIDILNEITTSYLYKDIFELSNIKYPRKIKELLLLLAFQICNEVAISELSNKLKLNNETVENYIDLLEKSYVIFRLSGFSRNLRKEVSKRDKIFFYDVGIRNAIIGDFNALNRRNDIGELWENFVISERKKYLHYNRLNPRTYFWRTYTGAELDYIEEGGGKLSGFEIKYTKLKKNAPKTWKEEYKNSEFTSINKDNYLNILL from the coding sequence ATGGAAATAAACAGAAAATTAAACAAATTTGTCATAAATAAAATTAAAAATACAGGTAAAGCAATTATTATTTATGGAGCAAGGCAAGTAGGAAAGACTACTTTTGCAAAGCAAATTATAAAAGAACTTAATCTTAAAACATTAAAAGTTAATGCTGATATTGATGAATATATTGAAATATTATCATCAAAGAATTTGAATAAGCTAAAATTATTAGTCAGCGGGTATGAGATGATTTTTATAGATGAAGCACAACGTATTCCGGATATTGGCATAAACATTAAAATATTAACAGATGAAATTCCTGAGTTAAAAATACTTATAACAGGCTCTTCATCAATAGATATTGCCGACAAAATTTCTGAACCTTTAACAGGCAGAAAACAAATATACAATTTATTTCCCTTGTCGATACAGGAAATTGCTTCAGATAAAAATCAATTTGAAATAAATCAAAAGCTTGAAGAATTACTTATTTTCGGCTCATATCCGGAAGTTTATACTACCGAAAATTTTAATGATAAGATTGATATTCTTAATGAAATAACAACATCATACCTCTATAAAGATATTTTTGAATTATCAAATATTAAATATCCTCGAAAAATTAAAGAATTATTACTTTTATTAGCTTTTCAAATATGTAATGAAGTTGCAATTTCAGAGCTGTCAAATAAACTAAAGCTAAATAATGAAACTGTTGAAAATTATATTGATTTACTCGAAAAATCATATGTAATTTTCAGATTGTCAGGTTTCAGTAGAAATCTTCGAAAAGAAGTAAGTAAAAGAGATAAAATATTTTTTTATGATGTGGGAATACGAAATGCAATTATCGGAGATTTTAATGCTTTAAACAGACGAAATGATATTGGTGAGTTGTGGGAAAATTTTGTTATTTCGGAACGAAAAAAATACTTACATTATAACAGATTAAACCCAAGAACATATTTTTGGAGAACATATACAGGTGCAGAACTTGATTACATTGAAGAAGGCGGTGGTAAATTATCAGGTTTTGAAATAAAATATACAAAATTAAAGAAAAATGCACCAAAAACTTGGAAAGAAGAATATAAAAATTCAGAATTTACTTCTATAAACAAAGATAATTATCTAAACATTCTTTTATGA
- a CDS encoding exodeoxyribonuclease V subunit gamma, with translation MSEFINQLNQAQKQAVINYKGPSLVIAGAGSGKTRVLIYRIAYLLQNGVKPWRILALTFTNKAAKEMKERIAALIGEEHVRSLWMGTFHSIFAKFLRKEADALGYPSSFTIYDTVDTKSILRAIIKELKLDDKEYKVNTVYSKISGAKNDLITASAYENNSHFRIEDEKSRKPELYRIYKIYAERCFRAGAMDFDDLLLKTNILFRDRPDILEKYQNKFDYILVDEYQDTNFSQYLIVKKLAEQHKNICVVGDDAQSIYSFRGAKIENILKFQKEYKNHKLFKLEQNYRSTKNIVDAANSVIEKNKNRIKKVVFSKKEDGDKIKIIEALTDNEEGFVVINKISESVITDETKYLNHAILYRTNAQSRIFEEALRKRNIPYKIYGGTSFYQRKEIKDLLAYFKLTVNKQDDESLKRIINYPKRGIGKTSIDRLEGFARENDISMWEAMMKIKSVSIGLNSRAVSQMLLFAEMINYFTDELKEKDAYCLGKEIAEKSGILKELFADKSPELIARHENVQELLNGIKEFTGDAEDNDEGKLLDNYLESVALLTNEDNEKEEDKNKVTLMTIHSSKGLEFRNVYIVGVEERLFPSEMSSYSPKEIEEERRLFYVAVTRAEKELVISYSRQRYRWGKLNDCTPSRFIKDIDAKYVDFHSGYDNDSGDNNSFTVERKKYSSFSSGNKFAKKSFVPNSNKNEITTASVKNTNYNRKLKKIDNNTEGTVADNGKINKGTKVKHSRFGIGEVISVEGAFPNTKVVIEFTSAGKKSLLIKFAKLEVLK, from the coding sequence GTGAGTGAATTTATTAATCAATTAAACCAAGCACAAAAACAAGCTGTTATAAATTACAAAGGACCTTCTCTCGTTATAGCCGGAGCTGGTTCCGGTAAAACAAGAGTTCTTATATACAGAATTGCTTATTTACTTCAAAACGGTGTAAAACCTTGGCGGATTTTAGCTCTTACTTTCACAAATAAAGCTGCAAAAGAAATGAAAGAAAGAATTGCTGCTCTAATTGGTGAGGAGCATGTAAGATCTTTATGGATGGGTACCTTTCATTCAATATTTGCAAAGTTTTTAAGAAAAGAAGCTGATGCTTTGGGTTATCCGTCAAGTTTTACAATTTATGATACAGTTGATACAAAAAGTATATTAAGAGCAATTATTAAAGAACTGAAACTTGATGATAAAGAATATAAAGTAAATACAGTTTACAGCAAAATTTCCGGAGCAAAAAATGATTTGATAACAGCATCAGCATATGAAAATAATTCTCACTTTCGTATAGAAGATGAAAAATCAAGAAAACCTGAACTTTACAGAATTTATAAAATTTATGCCGAAAGATGTTTTCGAGCAGGAGCTATGGATTTTGACGATTTGCTTCTTAAAACAAACATCCTTTTCAGAGACAGACCTGATATTTTGGAGAAATATCAAAACAAATTCGATTATATATTGGTTGATGAATACCAAGACACTAATTTCTCACAATATTTAATTGTAAAAAAATTAGCAGAACAGCATAAAAATATTTGCGTTGTGGGTGATGATGCTCAAAGTATTTATTCTTTCAGAGGTGCAAAAATTGAGAATATTCTGAAATTTCAGAAAGAGTATAAAAATCATAAGCTGTTTAAACTTGAACAAAACTACAGATCTACAAAAAACATTGTTGATGCTGCAAATTCTGTTATTGAAAAAAACAAAAACAGAATAAAAAAAGTTGTATTTTCTAAAAAAGAAGACGGTGATAAAATAAAAATTATTGAAGCATTAACAGATAATGAGGAAGGTTTTGTAGTAATTAATAAAATTTCAGAATCTGTTATTACAGATGAAACAAAATATCTTAATCACGCAATTCTTTACAGAACAAATGCACAATCTCGTATTTTTGAGGAAGCTTTAAGAAAAAGAAATATACCTTATAAAATATATGGAGGAACATCTTTTTATCAAAGAAAAGAAATTAAAGATTTATTAGCATATTTTAAACTGACTGTAAATAAGCAAGATGATGAGTCTTTAAAAAGAATTATTAATTATCCGAAAAGAGGAATAGGCAAAACAAGTATTGACAGGCTGGAAGGATTTGCAAGAGAAAACGATATTTCGATGTGGGAAGCTATGATGAAAATTAAATCTGTCAGTATAGGATTAAACTCAAGAGCTGTTTCTCAAATGCTGCTTTTTGCTGAAATGATAAATTATTTTACCGATGAATTAAAAGAAAAAGATGCTTACTGTCTTGGAAAAGAAATTGCCGAAAAGTCCGGCATATTGAAAGAACTTTTTGCTGATAAATCACCTGAATTAATTGCCCGGCATGAAAATGTGCAAGAACTGTTAAACGGTATAAAAGAATTTACAGGAGATGCAGAGGATAATGATGAAGGAAAATTATTGGATAATTATTTAGAATCTGTTGCATTGCTTACAAATGAAGATAATGAAAAAGAAGAAGATAAGAATAAAGTTACTTTAATGACAATACATTCATCAAAAGGCTTGGAATTCAGGAATGTATATATTGTTGGTGTTGAAGAAAGGCTTTTCCCTTCCGAAATGTCGTCATATTCACCTAAAGAAATTGAAGAAGAACGCAGACTTTTTTATGTTGCTGTTACAAGAGCTGAAAAGGAGTTAGTAATCAGTTATTCGAGACAACGATACAGATGGGGAAAATTGAATGATTGTACACCAAGCAGATTTATCAAAGATATTGATGCAAAATATGTAGATTTTCATTCCGGATATGATAATGACAGTGGTGATAATAACAGCTTTACTGTTGAGAGGAAAAAATACAGTTCATTTTCTTCCGGAAATAAATTTGCAAAAAAATCATTTGTACCTAATAGTAATAAAAATGAAATAACAACAGCTTCAGTAAAGAATACGAATTATAATCGAAAGCTAAAGAAAATTGATAACAATACCGAAGGAACTGTTGCAGATAACGGGAAAATTAATAAAGGCACAAAAGTAAAACACAGTAGATTCGGAATTGGTGAGGTGATAAGTGTTGAAGGAGCTTTTCCAAACACAAAAGTTGTAATCGAATTTACTTCTGCAGGAAAAAAGAGCTTATTAATTAAATTTGCAAAGCTTGAAGTTTTAAAATAG
- a CDS encoding DUF4290 domain-containing protein yields MEYNSSLNKLILPEYGRNVQKLVENAVVIEDKEEREKYVDKIINLMGRMYPYLRDLRDFKHKLWDHLVIMSDFKLEVDSPYPKPETSTFSGKPEKIPYKSKRIKYKHFGKNIANMLNYAADLEDGEEKTLLTALLANHMKKLYLTWSKDIVTDNFIFHKINELTDGKLTVNEDIILSDSNKLVNKHHQQRKPRKPMKRK; encoded by the coding sequence ATGGAATATAATTCATCATTAAACAAACTGATCTTACCGGAATACGGAAGAAATGTTCAAAAGTTGGTAGAAAATGCCGTTGTTATTGAAGACAAAGAAGAAAGAGAAAAATATGTTGATAAAATTATTAATTTGATGGGGCGTATGTATCCGTATCTTCGAGATCTTCGTGATTTTAAACATAAATTATGGGATCATTTGGTAATTATGTCAGATTTTAAATTAGAAGTCGATTCACCATATCCGAAGCCTGAAACATCAACTTTTTCCGGAAAGCCGGAGAAAATTCCATATAAATCCAAAAGAATTAAGTATAAGCATTTCGGAAAAAATATAGCAAATATGCTTAATTATGCTGCTGATTTGGAAGACGGCGAAGAAAAAACTTTATTAACAGCATTGCTTGCTAATCATATGAAGAAGTTATATTTAACTTGGAGCAAGGATATTGTAACTGATAATTTTATTTTTCATAAAATAAATGAATTAACTGATGGAAAATTAACAGTTAACGAAGATATAATTTTGAGTGATTCTAACAAATTGGTTAATAAGCATCATCAACAAAGAAAACCAAGAAAACCAATGAAAAGAAAATAA